A part of Nitrospirota bacterium genomic DNA contains:
- a CDS encoding GDP-L-fucose synthase, with the protein MNPTSKIFVAGGTGMVGTAIIKRLLAAGYENIIANCFSKEPVTNYESRVTFIRLDLTRQADVEAFFEKEQPEYIFLAAAKVGGILANSTYKADFIYENIMIASNVIHAAYRFNAKKLLNLGSSCIYPKLAPQPMKEEHLLTGTLEPTNEPYAVAKIAAIKLCLYYNEQYGTNFISVMPTNLYGPHDNFDLQNSHVLPAMIRKFHEAKKRQDKEKVKVKAEVKMKSKEMMADTSEEAVPVSSTLTSTSACDSSAVTLWGTGSPCREFLHVDDLADACVFLMERYNAAQIGEFVNVGTGSDLTIKDLAEMIRKIVGFEGAIVWDRTRPDGTPRKLLDISRLKALGWEPKTALEDGIRKTYEWYVNSLQAGKL; encoded by the coding sequence ATGAATCCTACATCTAAGATCTTCGTAGCCGGGGGGACCGGCATGGTGGGCACAGCGATCATTAAACGGCTGCTTGCAGCCGGATATGAAAATATCATCGCGAACTGCTTCAGCAAAGAACCTGTCACGAATTACGAATCACGAGTCACGTTCATCAGGCTCGATCTCACCCGGCAGGCTGATGTTGAGGCCTTTTTTGAAAAAGAGCAGCCTGAATATATTTTTCTGGCAGCAGCAAAGGTCGGCGGCATTCTGGCCAACAGCACGTATAAGGCTGATTTTATCTACGAAAATATCATGATCGCGTCGAACGTGATCCACGCGGCATACAGGTTCAATGCAAAAAAACTGCTTAACCTCGGCTCGTCCTGCATCTATCCGAAGCTCGCGCCCCAGCCGATGAAAGAGGAGCACCTTCTCACCGGGACCCTCGAACCGACGAATGAACCCTATGCAGTTGCGAAGATCGCAGCGATCAAGCTCTGCCTATACTATAACGAGCAGTATGGCACGAACTTTATCTCTGTCATGCCGACAAACCTGTACGGACCCCATGATAATTTCGATCTTCAGAACTCCCATGTGCTGCCGGCAATGATAAGAAAGTTCCATGAAGCGAAAAAAAGGCAGGATAAAGAAAAGGTCAAGGTTAAGGCTGAGGTTAAGATGAAGAGCAAGGAAATGATGGCAGACACCAGTGAAGAGGCTGTGCCTGTTTCCTCAACCTTAACCTCGACCTCGGCCTGCGATTCTTCTGCCGTAACGCTCTGGGGCACAGGCTCGCCCTGCCGCGAGTTCCTGCATGTTGACGACCTTGCCGACGCCTGCGTTTTTCTTATGGAGCGGTACAATGCAGCGCAGATCGGAGAATTCGTGAATGTGGGCACAGGTTCTGACCTGACCATCAAAGACCTTGCTGAGATGATAAGAAAGATAGTCGGTTTTGAAGGGGCAATAGTATGGGACAGAACCAGGCCGGACGGCACGCCAAGGAAGCTCCTTGATATATCGAGGCTCAAGGCGCTCGGCTGGGAACCAAAAACAGCTCTTGAAGACGGCATCAGAAAAACGTATGAATGGTACGTTAATAGCTTACAAGCTGGCAAGCTATAA
- a CDS encoding undecaprenyl/decaprenyl-phosphate alpha-N-acetylglucosaminyl 1-phosphate transferase, whose product MPAILTELLIFLIPCAVTMFILPRFARLAAEVGLVDLPNRRKMHAVAKPLVGGLGMSLGVAFGCLLFLPLTHMRGYYAGAILLVVIGFFDDFREVHHRMKFAAQILSAVLVVYFSNNVSLHTFGDLLHLGDIDFPALSLPMTVIGFVGVINAMNMIDGVDGLAGGVSLIAFISFAYLGYIDHHRDLMLLCMAISGALAAFMRYNWHPSRLFMGDAGSLFLGFSAAFVSIALTQEQNSIARPVAPLLILTVPIVDTLTVMTKRLIKGRSPFYPDKTHLHHVLLKFGFSKRQTVAIMLCMSAAFSSIAVAGTLLEMPEYYLFFLFLAYFFLYFIASFFVRNVLLRRKRNARLRAGTIER is encoded by the coding sequence ATGCCCGCGATACTTACCGAGCTGTTGATATTTCTGATACCGTGCGCTGTCACCATGTTCATACTGCCGAGGTTCGCCCGCCTTGCCGCTGAGGTGGGACTGGTCGACCTTCCGAACCGCCGCAAGATGCATGCTGTTGCCAAGCCGCTGGTCGGGGGCCTTGGCATGTCTCTGGGTGTTGCCTTCGGCTGCCTTCTTTTTCTGCCACTCACCCACATGAGGGGCTATTATGCCGGCGCGATCCTGCTTGTGGTGATAGGCTTTTTCGATGATTTCAGGGAAGTGCATCACAGGATGAAGTTCGCTGCCCAGATATTGTCGGCTGTCCTGGTCGTATACTTCAGCAATAATGTTTCTCTTCATACGTTTGGTGATCTGCTTCATCTCGGGGATATCGACTTCCCTGCCCTGTCACTGCCGATGACCGTGATCGGTTTTGTGGGAGTGATCAATGCAATGAACATGATCGACGGCGTTGACGGTCTTGCAGGAGGCGTATCGCTCATAGCCTTTATCTCATTCGCTTATCTCGGGTATATCGACCATCACCGGGATCTCATGCTGCTCTGCATGGCTATTTCAGGCGCGCTCGCGGCCTTCATGAGATACAACTGGCATCCCTCCCGCCTTTTTATGGGAGATGCGGGAAGCCTCTTCCTGGGCTTCTCTGCTGCCTTTGTATCTATTGCCCTGACGCAGGAGCAGAACAGCATAGCCCGGCCTGTGGCGCCCCTGCTGATCCTTACAGTTCCTATTGTTGACACGTTGACCGTCATGACCAAGCGGCTGATAAAAGGCAGGAGCCCTTTCTATCCTGACAAGACACACCTGCATCATGTGCTGCTGAAGTTCGGGTTCAGCAAACGACAGACGGTCGCGATCATGCTCTGCATGTCTGCTGCATTTTCGTCTATCGCTGTTGCAGGCACGCTGCTGGAAATGCCGGAATACTACCTGTTCTTCCTGTTCCTTGCCTATTTCTTCCTCTATTTCATCGCATCTTTTTTCGTCAGGAATGTGCTGCTCAGGCGGAAGAGGAATGCCCGGCTTCGTGCAGGGACAATAGAGAGATAG
- a CDS encoding mannose-1-phosphate guanylyltransferase/mannose-6-phosphate isomerase, translating to MQSGNYLWNSGMFMFRASAYLKELKRHAPEMLRAAEKALKHSVKDLDFLRLDKKAFSKCPGDSIDYAVMEKTESAVVIPLDAGWSDVGSWASLWEVLPKDRQGNAFSGDVIAHDLKNSFIYAGERLVAAIGMKDCIIVETSDAVLVTHKDEAQKVKHIVEELKKQKRDEALLHLRVNRPWGTYECIDSADRFQVKRITVNPGARLSLQKHRHRAEHWIVVKGTARVTRGKDVMTVGENESTYIPLGVKHRLENPGRIPLELIEVQSGTYLGEDDIVRFKDEYGRSIKKRG from the coding sequence GTGCAGTCAGGCAACTATCTCTGGAACAGCGGCATGTTCATGTTCAGGGCATCTGCATATCTGAAGGAGCTGAAACGCCACGCCCCTGAAATGCTCAGGGCAGCTGAAAAGGCCTTGAAGCATTCAGTGAAAGACCTTGATTTCCTGAGGCTGGACAAAAAAGCCTTTTCAAAATGTCCCGGTGATTCGATCGACTATGCGGTTATGGAAAAGACAGAGTCTGCTGTCGTGATCCCTCTTGACGCAGGGTGGAGTGATGTGGGCTCCTGGGCATCGTTATGGGAAGTGCTGCCAAAGGACAGGCAGGGCAATGCCTTTTCCGGTGATGTGATAGCTCATGATCTGAAAAACTCGTTCATATATGCGGGCGAAAGGCTTGTGGCCGCTATCGGCATGAAAGACTGCATTATCGTCGAGACCTCTGATGCCGTGCTCGTCACGCATAAGGACGAGGCCCAGAAGGTGAAGCATATCGTCGAAGAGCTCAAAAAACAGAAACGCGATGAGGCTCTGCTGCATCTCAGGGTGAACAGGCCCTGGGGAACATACGAGTGCATTGACAGCGCTGACCGTTTCCAGGTGAAGCGCATCACCGTTAACCCCGGGGCGCGCCTTTCGCTTCAGAAGCATAGGCACAGGGCTGAACACTGGATCGTGGTAAAGGGCACAGCACGTGTTACACGCGGCAAAGACGTGATGACTGTAGGAGAAAATGAGTCAACCTATATCCCCCTCGGCGTAAAACACCGGCTGGAAAACCCGGGCAGGATACCCCTTGAGCTGATCGAAGTGCAGTCCGGCACGTACCTTGGCGAGGATGACATTGTGCGGTTCAAAGATGAGTACGGAAGGTCAATAAAGAAGAGAGGCTAA
- a CDS encoding RluA family pseudouridine synthase: MEKIVIKTTGTNPPSQAADILALRTGLSKSRIKDAMTKGAVWVKRKGSMKRLRKATTVLSPHDHVEIHYDEKLLSLKPPEPRLVSDQGYYSVWFKPSGLMAQGTMFGDHCSLLRQAELHFQTLRQVFLVHRLDREADGIMIIAHSREAAARFSELFQKKLITKEYRVEVLGNLETQGNKGVINLPLDNKEAVTEYEVISYDPQQNSTLVSAFIRTGRLHQIRRHFEMTGFPVIGDPKYGRGNKNKEGMKLTAVSLRFQCPFNRQEVSFTI; encoded by the coding sequence ATGGAAAAGATAGTTATCAAGACAACAGGCACGAACCCGCCGTCTCAGGCAGCAGATATCCTTGCGCTCAGGACCGGACTTTCGAAGAGCAGGATCAAGGATGCGATGACCAAAGGCGCTGTCTGGGTAAAACGAAAAGGCAGCATGAAGCGTCTCAGGAAGGCAACGACCGTGCTCTCGCCCCACGACCATGTTGAGATACATTATGACGAGAAGCTGCTTTCGCTCAAGCCGCCGGAGCCAAGGCTGGTGAGCGATCAGGGATATTACAGCGTATGGTTCAAGCCGTCAGGCCTCATGGCCCAGGGCACCATGTTCGGCGACCATTGTTCGCTCCTGAGGCAGGCAGAACTCCATTTTCAGACGCTGAGGCAGGTCTTTCTGGTGCACCGCCTGGACAGGGAGGCAGACGGCATCATGATCATTGCACACAGCAGGGAAGCTGCAGCGCGGTTTTCCGAGCTCTTCCAGAAAAAGCTGATCACCAAGGAATACCGCGTTGAGGTCCTCGGAAATCTTGAGACGCAGGGCAATAAGGGTGTCATCAATCTGCCGCTTGACAATAAAGAAGCTGTCACAGAATATGAGGTGATATCATACGATCCGCAGCAGAACAGCACGCTCGTTTCTGCCTTCATCCGCACAGGCCGTCTGCATCAGATCCGCCGCCACTTCGAGATGACAGGCTTTCCGGTGATCGGTGACCCGAAATACGGCAGAGGGAACAAGAACAAAGAAGGGATGAAGCTTACAGCAGTATCCCTGAGATTTCAGTGCCCGTTTAACAGGCAGGAAGTTTCGTTCACGATCTGA
- a CDS encoding NTP transferase domain-containing protein: MIVPVILSGGSGTRLWPLSRELYPKQLLPLVGKSTMLQATIARLSGIPDITKPLIVANENHRFMIAEQLQQINAAPSALILEPVGRNTAPAVAVAALHALSIGKDPLLLVLPADHVIRDTAAFRAAVAEGVNYAIEGKLITFGIEPGSPETGYGYIKKGKEIQVKAKVEVKGKRRKVEGKEALITIHDLRFTPHASPITHHPLLSFKLPVLKKSPRLQRQSLSCSQATISGTAACSCSGHLHI, from the coding sequence ATGATAGTCCCTGTTATCCTTTCCGGCGGGTCCGGCACACGGCTCTGGCCGCTTTCCCGGGAGCTCTATCCAAAGCAGCTTCTGCCTCTTGTCGGAAAAAGCACCATGCTGCAGGCAACAATAGCAAGGCTGTCAGGCATCCCTGATATCACTAAGCCGCTCATCGTTGCCAATGAAAACCACCGTTTCATGATCGCTGAGCAGCTGCAGCAGATCAATGCTGCACCGTCAGCCCTTATACTCGAGCCTGTCGGCAGGAACACTGCACCTGCTGTTGCTGTTGCTGCGCTTCATGCCTTGTCAATAGGGAAAGATCCCCTGCTCCTCGTCCTCCCGGCTGATCATGTTATCAGGGATACGGCAGCGTTCCGGGCTGCTGTTGCAGAAGGCGTGAACTATGCGATAGAGGGAAAACTTATCACCTTCGGTATTGAGCCGGGATCTCCTGAGACCGGATACGGGTATATAAAAAAAGGCAAGGAAATACAGGTTAAGGCTAAGGTTGAGGTTAAGGGCAAAAGGCGAAAGGTTGAAGGCAAAGAAGCACTCATCACGATTCACGATTTACGATTCACGCCTCACGCTTCACCCATCACTCATCACCCATTACTGTCTTTCAAGTTGCCCGTTTTGAAGAAAAGCCCTCGCCTGCAAAGGCAAAGTCTTTCGTGCAGTCAGGCAACTATCTCTGGAACAGCGGCATGTTCATGTTCAGGGCATCTGCATATCTGA
- a CDS encoding general secretion pathway protein GspB: MSYILDALKKLEKERRRGLIPGLSEQDSVVDYSQRRAVWPYLLASFLLLGAGVMIAWFVLAPSKERAHRDTAKTVRTVSQDLPKKTDTAAVVLPPAQPVPDVRSEIKTPVIKNDKVQEKPEKVVAGKSDLNKTPVVPVEQTPISSKEQGAVSEPAQTEPKGETPAELPVRDKLYKFSELPPSVRDSLKKFFSITAYMYSSIPAERMVRINDHMMREGQVLDPGIRIEEITVDGVILSYKKFRFFVSVK; this comes from the coding sequence ATGTCCTATATCCTGGATGCACTCAAGAAGCTCGAAAAAGAACGGAGGAGGGGGCTGATCCCGGGCCTCAGTGAACAGGACTCTGTGGTGGATTATTCCCAGCGAAGGGCTGTATGGCCGTATCTTCTTGCCTCATTTCTTCTTCTCGGTGCAGGCGTAATGATCGCGTGGTTCGTCCTGGCACCGTCAAAAGAGAGAGCTCACCGGGATACGGCAAAGACTGTAAGAACAGTCAGTCAGGACCTGCCGAAGAAGACGGACACTGCCGCGGTTGTCCTGCCGCCGGCCCAGCCTGTGCCTGACGTCAGGAGCGAGATCAAAACGCCTGTCATAAAGAATGACAAGGTCCAGGAAAAACCGGAAAAAGTGGTTGCAGGAAAGAGCGACCTGAACAAAACACCTGTTGTTCCTGTAGAGCAGACCCCAATAAGCAGCAAGGAACAGGGAGCAGTGAGCGAACCGGCACAGACAGAGCCAAAAGGCGAAACTCCTGCGGAGCTTCCGGTCAGGGATAAGCTCTATAAGTTCTCTGAACTTCCGCCGTCAGTAAGGGACAGCCTCAAAAAGTTCTTTTCGATCACAGCCTATATGTATTCGTCCATCCCTGCAGAGCGCATGGTACGCATCAATGATCACATGATGCGGGAAGGACAGGTGCTGGACCCCGGCATCAGGATCGAAGAGATCACTGTTGACGGTGTGATCCTTTCGTATAAGAAGTTCCGCTTTTTTGTCAGCGTAAAGTAA
- the gmd gene encoding GDP-mannose 4,6-dehydratase, translating into MKQKTALITGITGQDGAYLAELLLNKGYMVHGIKRRSSLFNTQRIDHLYQDPHEKKTGFKLHYGDLTDSTNLIRIIQETQPDEIYNLAAQSHVHVSFETPEYTANADALGTLRLLEALRILTMTKKVKFYQASTSELYGKVQETPQKETTPFYPRSPYAVAKLYSYWITVNYREAYAMHASNGILFNHESPVRGETFVTRKITRAVARICLGLQKKIYLGNIDAKRDWGHAKDYVKAMWLVLQQKQPDDYVIATGRQYSVRNFVELAFKEVGIGITWTGKGVKEKGIVSKVSSKQKAVGSKDRSDTHHPSLITHHGLQPGDVVVEIDPRYFRPTEVETLLGDASKARKKLGWKPEITFKQLVSEMVCEDLKEAEKDQFCKGKGFKIMRYHE; encoded by the coding sequence ATGAAACAGAAGACCGCACTCATTACAGGGATCACCGGGCAGGACGGGGCATATCTGGCCGAACTCCTCCTGAACAAGGGATACATGGTCCACGGCATCAAGCGCCGTTCGTCGCTCTTCAACACGCAGAGGATCGACCACCTCTATCAGGACCCCCACGAAAAGAAAACCGGGTTCAAACTTCATTACGGCGACCTTACTGATTCGACCAACCTCATTCGCATCATTCAGGAGACACAGCCGGACGAGATATACAACCTTGCTGCCCAGTCGCATGTGCATGTGTCGTTTGAAACGCCTGAATATACGGCAAATGCCGATGCGCTCGGCACGCTCAGACTCCTTGAAGCCCTGCGCATTTTAACCATGACGAAAAAGGTGAAGTTCTATCAGGCCTCCACAAGCGAACTGTACGGCAAGGTTCAGGAGACGCCCCAGAAAGAGACAACGCCCTTTTATCCGCGAAGCCCGTACGCGGTTGCCAAGCTCTATTCATACTGGATCACGGTGAATTACCGCGAGGCATACGCCATGCACGCAAGTAATGGCATTCTCTTTAACCATGAATCGCCGGTCCGGGGCGAGACCTTCGTGACCAGAAAGATCACCCGGGCAGTTGCCCGCATCTGTCTCGGCCTTCAGAAAAAGATCTATCTCGGCAATATCGATGCAAAAAGGGACTGGGGCCATGCAAAAGACTATGTAAAGGCCATGTGGCTCGTGCTGCAGCAGAAACAGCCGGATGACTATGTGATTGCAACAGGCAGGCAGTATTCAGTTCGGAATTTTGTCGAGCTTGCATTCAAAGAGGTCGGCATCGGTATAACCTGGACAGGCAAGGGAGTAAAAGAAAAGGGCATCGTAAGTAAAGTAAGCAGTAAGCAGAAGGCAGTAGGCAGTAAAGACCGCTCAGATACTCATCACCCATCACTCATCACCCATCACGGCCTTCAGCCGGGAGACGTTGTGGTGGAGATAGATCCGCGGTATTTCAGGCCGACCGAGGTTGAGACCCTGCTGGGAGATGCTTCAAAGGCCAGGAAGAAACTGGGCTGGAAACCCGAGATCACGTTTAAGCAGCTCGTTTCAGAAATGGTATGCGAAGACCTGAAAGAGGCTGAAAAGGACCAGTTCTGCAAAGGCAAAGGCTTTAAGATCATGAGATACCATGAGTGA
- a CDS encoding four helix bundle protein — MIYNGYKDLKAYQMAYALAMDIFEITKTFPKEERYSLTDQIRRSSRSVPANLAEAWKKRLYPKMFVSKVVDSAGEAGETEVWIDMSKDAGYLTPEVHKELKSRYDELNRMLFGMIDKHEKFCKR; from the coding sequence ATGATATATAACGGATATAAGGATCTGAAAGCTTATCAGATGGCATATGCCTTAGCCATGGATATTTTTGAGATTACGAAAACCTTTCCAAAAGAAGAAAGATATTCGCTCACTGACCAGATACGAAGATCGTCAAGAAGTGTTCCTGCTAACCTGGCCGAAGCATGGAAGAAACGACTATACCCCAAAATGTTCGTTAGCAAGGTTGTGGATTCGGCAGGAGAAGCAGGCGAAACAGAGGTCTGGATTGACATGTCAAAAGATGCCGGATATCTTACACCAGAAGTTCACAAAGAGCTTAAATCCAGATATGACGAACTTAATCGAATGCTTTTTGGTATGATTGACAAACATGAAAAGTTCTGCAAAAGATAG
- a CDS encoding phosphomannomutase, whose protein sequence is MMLTCFKAYDIRGRVPDELNEDIAYRIGRAYAEFLKTRRVVIGRDIRLSSASLTAALTKGLLDSGNDVHDIGVCGTEEVYFSTFRFRMDGGIMVTASHNPADYNGMKLVRDAAKPVSNDTGLREIRELAEQNKFTAAPGKGSVYPLAHRSDYIDHLLGYADKKVLRPLRIVVNPGNGSAGPVIDLLEKHLPFSFIKVQHEPDGRFPNGIPNPLLPENRAATAEAVKAHSADIGIAWDGDFDRCFFFDEKGRFIEGYYLVGLLARALLAAHPGARIIHDPRLTWNTIDIVKKAGGIPMLSKTGHAFIKERMRAEDAVYGGEMSAHHYFRDFAYCDSGMIPWLLVAGIICRTERSLSALVSERMAMFPASGEINRTLSDPEGAIRTIEEHYRRDAVSTDRTDGLSMEFRSWRFNLRSSNTEPVVRLNVESRGDELLMRDKTAEILAMLDSRP, encoded by the coding sequence ATGATGCTGACCTGCTTTAAAGCATACGATATACGGGGAAGGGTTCCGGATGAGCTGAATGAGGATATTGCCTATCGCATAGGCAGGGCCTATGCCGAATTTCTGAAGACAAGGCGTGTGGTCATAGGACGGGACATCAGGCTGTCGAGTGCATCCCTGACCGCAGCCCTCACAAAGGGTCTGCTTGACTCAGGCAATGATGTTCATGATATCGGGGTCTGCGGCACAGAAGAGGTTTACTTCAGCACGTTCCGGTTCAGGATGGACGGCGGCATCATGGTGACTGCCAGCCATAATCCTGCTGACTATAACGGCATGAAACTTGTGCGGGACGCAGCAAAGCCGGTGAGCAACGATACCGGCCTCCGTGAGATCAGGGAATTGGCGGAGCAGAACAAATTCACTGCAGCGCCCGGCAAAGGCAGCGTCTATCCCCTTGCTCACCGCAGCGACTATATTGACCATCTGCTCGGTTATGCAGATAAAAAGGTATTGAGACCTCTGCGGATCGTGGTGAACCCGGGCAACGGATCTGCAGGCCCTGTCATTGATCTCCTGGAAAAGCATCTCCCTTTCAGCTTCATCAAGGTGCAGCACGAACCTGACGGCAGATTCCCCAACGGCATTCCCAATCCGCTCCTGCCTGAGAACCGGGCAGCAACAGCCGAGGCAGTGAAGGCTCATAGTGCAGATATCGGCATTGCCTGGGACGGTGACTTTGACCGCTGCTTCTTCTTTGATGAAAAAGGCAGGTTCATCGAGGGCTATTACCTTGTCGGGCTCCTTGCCCGGGCATTGCTTGCAGCACACCCGGGAGCGCGGATCATTCACGATCCCCGGCTGACCTGGAACACAATCGATATCGTGAAAAAGGCCGGCGGCATCCCAATGCTGTCCAAAACCGGGCATGCCTTTATCAAGGAACGGATGCGCGCCGAAGATGCGGTGTACGGCGGTGAGATGTCGGCCCATCACTATTTCAGGGACTTTGCATACTGCGACAGCGGCATGATACCCTGGCTCCTTGTTGCCGGGATCATATGCAGAACAGAAAGATCCCTCTCGGCACTCGTCAGTGAGCGGATGGCGATGTTCCCTGCAAGCGGCGAGATCAACAGAACGCTGTCCGATCCTGAAGGCGCGATCAGAACCATAGAGGAGCACTACCGCAGGGATGCTGTTTCAACAGACCGCACGGACGGCCTCAGCATGGAGTTCCGGTCATGGCGTTTTAACCTGAGAAGTTCAAACACAGAGCCGGTTGTCCGCTTAAATGTCGAATCCAGAGGGGATGAACTGCTGATGCGTGACAAGACAGCCGAGATCCTCGCAATGCTTGACAGCAGGCCATAA
- a CDS encoding AAA family ATPase — protein MTVLYQEYFGLKEPPFSIAPDPRYLFMSEQHREALAHLTFGIRSDGGFILLTGDVGTGKTTVSRCLLDQMPPDTHIAFVLNPRLSVEELLAVVCDELRIPYPEGAVSNKVFIDRINDFLLASCAKGHKTVLIMEEAQNLSPDVLEQVRLLTNLETNQYKLLQIILLGQPELKEMLARPGMSQLEQRITARYHLGPLSKNDVKDYVVHRLAIGGVDRQLFPPSLMPMLYQLSRGVPRLINLICDRSLLGAYVQGKDKIDRATLKKAAQEVFGRVEEGGPRLKVIGRIVAGIVLFAAVAAVAAFSYQQVFFQPEPQPVREVQIQEKPQPAPPVTIQWPPGQPLDRSEEMAYQELFRQWGSSYKVVGMKAVCRQAASEGLQCLKGLSDLKRLIELNRPSVLKLFDDKGNSFYALLRSVRGQNATLHLADRDLTVDVRELEKKWLGEYVLFWKVPPSWRGEIRPGETGRHLQWFTALMAKKTGDSRFALKRTYDEEIVNEIKRFQLEEGLVPDGVVGSQTVIHLHSRYGEGEPLLSRGSEGI, from the coding sequence ATGACTGTTTTATATCAAGAATATTTCGGACTGAAAGAACCGCCGTTTTCGATCGCTCCTGACCCCCGTTATCTGTTCATGAGTGAACAGCACCGGGAGGCGCTGGCACACCTTACCTTTGGCATCCGAAGCGACGGCGGATTTATTCTCCTGACCGGCGATGTCGGCACGGGAAAGACCACGGTATCGCGCTGTCTTCTCGACCAGATGCCGCCTGACACGCATATCGCTTTTGTGCTCAACCCAAGGCTGTCGGTAGAGGAACTGCTTGCCGTGGTCTGTGATGAGCTCCGCATCCCGTATCCTGAAGGCGCGGTAAGCAACAAAGTGTTCATTGACCGCATCAATGATTTTCTGCTTGCCTCCTGTGCAAAGGGTCATAAGACCGTGCTGATCATGGAAGAGGCCCAGAACCTCAGCCCTGATGTGCTGGAGCAGGTGCGGCTGCTTACGAACCTGGAGACGAATCAGTATAAACTGCTCCAGATCATCCTGCTGGGGCAGCCTGAGCTGAAGGAAATGCTGGCACGACCGGGCATGAGCCAGCTGGAGCAGAGGATCACTGCCCGGTATCACCTCGGGCCTCTTTCAAAAAATGATGTGAAAGATTATGTCGTGCATCGCCTTGCCATTGGCGGTGTTGACCGTCAGCTGTTCCCTCCGTCGCTCATGCCAATGCTCTATCAGCTGAGCCGCGGCGTGCCGCGGTTGATCAACCTGATCTGTGACCGCTCATTGCTTGGTGCGTATGTTCAGGGCAAAGACAAGATTGACAGGGCCACGTTAAAGAAGGCGGCTCAGGAGGTTTTTGGAAGGGTTGAAGAGGGTGGGCCGCGCCTTAAGGTCATCGGCCGGATTGTTGCAGGCATAGTTCTGTTTGCTGCGGTGGCTGCGGTCGCAGCGTTTTCGTATCAGCAGGTCTTCTTTCAGCCTGAGCCTCAGCCGGTCAGGGAAGTTCAGATCCAGGAAAAGCCGCAGCCGGCGCCCCCTGTCACTATTCAGTGGCCGCCTGGGCAGCCCCTTGACCGAAGCGAAGAGATGGCATATCAGGAACTGTTCAGACAGTGGGGTTCTTCCTATAAGGTCGTTGGGATGAAGGCTGTCTGCAGACAGGCGGCAAGTGAAGGACTGCAGTGTCTTAAGGGCTTAAGCGATCTAAAACGGCTGATAGAACTGAACAGACCTTCTGTCCTTAAGCTTTTTGATGATAAGGGGAACAGTTTTTATGCCCTGCTCAGATCTGTGCGCGGGCAGAACGCTACGCTCCATCTTGCTGACCGCGATCTGACCGTCGATGTCAGGGAGCTTGAGAAGAAATGGCTTGGTGAATATGTCCTGTTCTGGAAGGTCCCGCCTTCGTGGCGCGGTGAGATCCGGCCCGGAGAGACCGGCCGGCATCTGCAGTGGTTTACAGCGCTCATGGCGAAAAAAACAGGAGACAGCCGTTTTGCCCTGAAGAGGACCTATGACGAAGAGATCGTGAATGAGATAAAACGCTTCCAGCTTGAGGAAGGCCTTGTGCCTGATGGTGTTGTCGGCTCGCAGACCGTGATCCATCTGCATTCCCGCTATGGTGAAGGGGAGCCTCTTCTCAGCAGGGGCAGCGAAGGGATCTGA